The window GCAGCTGCTCCTTCTCCCAGCAGCCAATTGTCACCCAGGTCTAATGAGACGACAGAGGTGTTGGTCATCAAGGAAAGAGCCAATGCCTTGGCACCCTGCAACAAAAAAAGGCCCTGGTGTAACCTGgcccatccctagaggtgctcAGGGAAAGGCTgggtggctttgggcagcctgatgtaaTGGGAGGTGTCCCTAGAGGTGGCAGGGGCTAGAtaggctttaaggtcccttctagcCTAAGCTATTCTGTGTGACTCTGCTCCCCAAAGGCAGGCACCAGTTGCTGGTGCCCAACCTGGATGTCTCTGAAGGCCAAGCAGGAGGAGGTGGGTCCTCGACATCTCCCTGTCACAAAAATGGGCTCTCTGACTCCTGGAGAGGAGAACCAGCAGCCCCGGAAAGGGAGGGCTGATAATGTTGGGGTTCTGGTGTGCAATCAGGGGTGGGGGGGATAACAGGGAATAtaacagggatgggagagcaACAGAGAGGAAtaagggggctggggggggtaATGGGGAAGGATAGAGGATAATAGGAAGGGTAATGGAGAGGGAATAAGGAAGAGAGGGTAatggagggggagggaagaacCATGGGGGTGGGGTAGGGAAGTGGAGGGGATAGAAGGGATGGTGGGAGCATaacagggatggggaggtgatggagtATGGTAAGGGCTAAAGAACAGGGAATAATGAGGGGAGGAATaagggggatggggggggggataTAAAGGGTGGTGGGAAATAACAGGGATGGGGGAGGAGATAACTAATGGAGGGTTAGCAAGGGGGAGGAAtaatggggaggggggagatggTGGGAGGATGAATAATGGGGATGACAAGTgaaggatgggatgggggtTGGGGAGACGATGAGGGGGATCCTGGGGATGCGAGAGGATAAAGAGAGGGAGGATAATGGGAGGGGGTAATagcagggatggggaatgaTGAGGACAGGAGGGCTGCCCTCACCCGAGAGCCCACCCCGCGGTGCCGCAGGAGGAGCGCAGGGCCGGGCGGATCGGGCAGCAGACAGGAGGCCGGGCAGACGCCGCAGGCCCGGCACGCCGCCAGGTACGAGCTGTGCTCCCGATGCGAGGGAGAAGGGCGGAACGCGGAGCTCCGGTCCTCCGCCATCTCCGGACCCCGCGCCGTTGCCATGGCGACGTCGGGCGGCGGAGGCGCAGCGCTGTGCGGGGAGCTGCTGGATTACAAAACCGAGAAGTTCGCGTTGACGAGGAACCGGCGCGTGGGGCTGCTGCACCGCCTGCTGCAGCTCGCCGTGCTGGGCTACGTGCTGGGGTAGGACCGAGCCGCAGCGCTGCTTTGTCCTGCGGCTCCGAGCCGGGCTCATCGCTCCGCCCGTCTGCAGGTGGGTGTTCGTAGTGCGGAGGGGTTACCAGGACACCGATGCCGCTCCCCACGTCTCGGTCGTCACTAAGCTGAAGGGAGTGTCCGTCAGCCGGGCGGAGGACGCGAGGAGACGGCTCTGGGATGCGGCGGATTTCTCGAGGCCCCCGCAGGTAGGGAAGCGGGATTCGAACTCGGGCCCTTCCCTCGCCGGGATTCGAACTCGGGCCCGTCCCTCGCCGGGATTCGAACTCGGGCCCGTCCCTCGCCGGGATTCGAACTCGGGCCACAACCGCGGCATCTCTGCGAGCCCCGGCTGCAACCCCCCCGTAAAGCTTCCCGGCTCTGCTGCCCGAAGAAGAGGTTGGAAGCTCTGAAGTGTGTTCTGCAGCAGCGCCGTGCTGAAGGTGTCTTCTTGCCTCACAGggagaaaatgtgctttttctgGTGACAAACTTCATTGTGACAGACAAGCAGGTTCAGGGCACTTGTCCCGAGGTGAGCAGGCCTTGCTGGGGGGCTGTATGGGAGGAGTTGGGCACAGTGGTTCCCCACTCTGCAGTGGTGTGTGGCATGGCACAGcttcccagggctgtgggcGCAACCTTGAGCTGCCTGAGCTCAGGGAGCAATGGGAGCTCATGAGGAGGGGGGTGAGATGGGCATTAGATCTTAAAGATGCTTGCTCCCATCTATGCCACCGGTGCTTTGCTCTCCAAGAAGGCTGGCTTTGCTTCCTGGCTGCAGTGCatggctgtgcagctgctgaagaATCAGCAGTGGTTTCTGATAAAGATGAAGAGTGAAGTCATTCTCTGCCCAGGTACgtttattttctgtgctccCCAATAAACCCTTCAGCCCTGATGTTTCAAGGGTTTCTGCACAGCAGATCTCATCTCTCATCATGTGCCTGTAGCACGTGCAACCTGGTTCTGTTTGTGCCGCTGGAGAACACCGTCACCAATAGATTTTCAAGGCTGACTTACTAGAAGGTGATAGGAAGGGTGTGTTGAAGGGTGTGTTGAAGGAATCTTGGCCAGATTTAGGCTTTCTAAAGCATTGTTGTGGACTTCAGTAGCTGAATTCCCAAGCTTTGCACCTCTTCACATACAACCAGTGGgtgagctttaaggtcccttccaacccaaccatgaAGCTGTCTTGGGGAACCCCTTATCCCAGCTCTGGGGGGACTGTGCTGCTGGTTTGGAAGCATTTGGGACGTGCATGGAGATGTGAGTGAATGGCTGTGAGCCTTAAGGGCGCCGCAGCAGTGACCCCTTCTCTCCTGTCTCTTTCAGAGCCCCTCTGTGCTGGATGGGATCTGCATGGAAGATGTGGACTGTCCTATAGGAAACCCAGTGGTTCATGGCAATGGTACTGcattttttgcttaaaaaatagACTAAAATCATTCAATTCCAGCTCCGTAGCGATGCCTCATTGCCCACTTTCAGTGCCCTTTGGCAATAAATCCTGGAGACTGCCTTAAAATGGCAGGGCGCCATTCGCGTTGTCTCCTTTCTAGGGATTAAGACTGGGAAATGTGTGATGTTCAACAGCACCCATTCCACCTGTGAGATCTTTGGCTGGTGCCCCGTGGAGAATGACACCCTGCCCAGGTAcggcacagggatggggacggTCCCTCCAGGTGTtctggcactgagggatgtggttagtgggcagcGGTGGTGGTAGGCAGGCGTAagatgaccttaaaggtctttcccaaccttaatggttcCGTGATTCTTGGCCCTTTGTCATGGCCAATGTAGCCCAAATCGCGGGGCTTTGTTGTTTTGCAGGAAACCTCTTCTGGCTGAGGCAGAGAATTTCActctttttataaaaaatactgtCAACTTCACCAAATTTAACTTCTCCAAGTAAGTATGGCGCCCTCCAGCCCATAGCGTGTGCTGCCCGGCCCAGCCTCTACGCTCAGCTCATCCCAAGGGCTGCGTACCACCCCTCTGTCTCTCCTCCTGTTTCAGGGGCAACACGCTGCAGACCAACGATCCCACCTATTTCAAGACCTGCATCTACGATCCCTTTTTCAGCCCTTCCTGCCCTGTGTTCCGTGTCCGTGACATGGTGGAAGCGGCTGGGGAGACCTTTGGGTCCCTCGCACTGCTggtatttgcttctttttcttttcaagcatgAAAGATGACTTCTAATTCCCCAaaggaggccaggctggatgggccctgagcagcctgatctgctgggaGGCAACCGACCCAGGGCAGAGGTTGGGGCCGGGGGGcattaaggtccctttcaacccagcagtgctgtgatgctTTGACATCTCCGGTCCCTGGAATGTAACGTGTGTTGGTGCGCCGCAGGGAGGAAGCATCAGCGTGCGCATTGAGTGGGACTGCGACCTGGACCAGCCTGCTGCCCACTGCCAGCCACGCTATTCCTTCATCCTGCTGGACAGGAGGTACAACTTCAGGTGAGGGCGCTGGGGTGGGCGCGCTGCTGGCACTTGGAATCTCCCTTTCCCtgaaaggagcagcagggcagatggGACCCACAAAGCCAGCCATGATTGTGCTGAGCCCGACTGAGTGCAGGGATGTGTGGCTGAGCCCTGTGTGCCTCTGCAGAACGGCCTCCTACTACTGGGACTTGCAGCGGCAGCACTACCGCAGCCTGCTGAAGCTCTATGGCATCCGCTTTGACATCTCTGTGCACGGCCAGGTAGCGTGTTCCTTGTCGCTGCCTGCTgcgctcctcctgcagccccacagctcccctgTGGGCTCCTCACAGccctctctctgctctctgccttctctcctccacCCCTTGTTTTCCTCAGGCTGGGAAGTTCGGTAtaattcctgctgctgtcagcttcaGCACCGGCATCGCGTTCTTTGGAACTGTGAGTACTGAAGATGCTCTTTTCCTCTGATCCATGGGCTATGATCCGCTGCCCATCTGCAGCTTCCTAGCTTCAGGAAGCGTGATGTGCAGCCCAGTGTAGCATGCCTGGCACTTGCTGCCATTGACCTGGTAATGGGGTCCCCCACcagcccccatttcccccacACATCCCTATCCCTTGCATGGCTATGACTGTGGCTCTCCCCTCTGCCGACCCTGACCCACAGATTTCCCCACCTCTGCTCCATTTGTCCCCCCTCTAGGCCACCATGGTCTGTGACCTGGTTCTGCTCTACCTGGATGCGAAGGCTGACCTCTATTGGAAAGAGAAATTTGAGGAGGTGAGGATGGGCTGTGGGACCACCTGGGAGAGCTGAGGTTTTGTGAGctgatttcattgctttttgccCTTTGATTGTAACTCAGTTCAGCAGATCTGGGAGCTGTGTCAATGTTGATGCTGTAGATTTTCTTGCTGTGCGTGATGCCTGCTTGGCACTGCCCAGGTGGATGGGGAGCCCTTCCAGAACCCTCTCATTCCCCATCAGAGCAGGTCTGCTGCCAGCCCTCGCTCAGGGCATCTTCAGCTTTCTCAGACAGAGTGTTGGCAGCCTCCAAGGCTTTCTGGTTTCCTGGGGAAGTGTCCCAGGGCTGCACCATCCTACTGGGGGAAACGCATTTGGCCTTATTCCAACCTGAATTGCAAGTCAACCTTAAGGAATGGAACTGTTAGCATGGGaatgggcagagcagggcaggatcTGGGCATCCCCTGGACTGTAGCAAATGTCTGTTCATTTTGCAGGCAAAACCTCCCAAAGgtaagaaagaagcagcagctgaggcagaGAGGGCTGGCCAGGACCTGGGAGATGCTCAGCAATGCACACTGGAGTGACCTGCAGGTAGATGTGATGGGACACAGCTTTGACCCTGCAGGAGGTGGCCCAATTCTGGCCGAGCActggggctgggtgctgctgcactTCTGAAGGAGTGCCAGCATCAGCAGAAGTCCTTGGTACATAGAGAGTATATGGAGAGTCCTCCTGACACAACATGCAGCTCCAGGGccgtgctgcagagctgctgctggggctggggctcaCTGGGATGGGGTCGGTCCGTGCTCAGCACAAGAGGCTTAAAGCACTTTGCGCTTCTTCCCTTCCCACTTGGCCCTGTGAAAAGCAGGGATGCACTGAAATAAAGCTGTTCACAAAGTGGGAGGTGGCTCTGGCCATGCTCTTTGCCTTGGAGCTCTGCATCCTTTGCACCGTCGCACAAAGTGCACCTGCATCCTGcaagcactgagctgcacagcccAACTCTGCCCTCCTGGGAATCAAGATGGACGTGTACCCCTTTATTGGAGCCCCACGagccccagagctgcctggCTCAGAAAAGAGTGCTCAGAAGCGCGTTGGGAGCTGGTGCTGTTTAATGTTGTTGGGCTCAGTGGGGTGGATCGTGTCCCACAGCATCACCCTGCCTGCCCACCTTGAACTGCCGCAGGTAGAACTGAGCTgccagctgcctgctcattgaCCGCAGTGCCAGGAAGGCAGCCACCACCTCACAGATGAGGAAGGCCAGCAGAAGGCTGTGCACGGCCAGCTCCAGCGGCAGGCGGATGGTGAGGTGGTCCGTGAGCAGGAACAGCAGGAGGGGCAGCTGGATCAGgatggagagaaggaggaagcCAGCAAGCTCAGGCACCTGGATGGGGAGAGGCTGGTGAGGATGTATGGGAAACCTTGGTATGTGGGGGGCACCTCTGCAGGGGCTGAACCCCCTGGAGCATCCTGaattggatgtcagggggaagttctttacagagagtggtgaggtgttggaacagctgcccagagaggtcatggatgccccatccctggaggtgttcaaggccaggttggatggggccctggcagccCGGTCTGCTATTAAATGAGGAATTTcatggccctgcctgtggcagggggttggagattcatatccttgaggtcccttccaaccctggccattctgtgatgccGTGTGATTTGGTGAATTGGCACTCAAGGAGGAAGGGAGGTGACGGGCTCTCAGACCCTGGGCGAAGGGGACATCCAGCATGGGGCAGGGGGCCAGCCCTTACCTTCTCCTGCAGGTTCCCAATGTAGCCCAGGTAGAGCCGGGCTCCTTCGGCCATTGTGAGGATGAGGAAGGCAGcgagcaggaggagctggtaGTAGCGGGGCAGCAGGTTGTACTGCAACAGGGCACAGCCTGGTCCCTGCCAGCCCCATGCTGGTCCCCAGCCCTACTCCCTCTGCCCTCCCAGTGTAGCCTTCCTTCCCTGTTGGAAAGCTAAGGGTACCTTCAGCTGTAGCATCATGCCCTCAGCCAGGCACCAGCAGGGGAAGTAGCAGACGTTGAAGTAGAGCATCACCTGGAGGGGCA of the Lagopus muta isolate bLagMut1 chromosome 17, bLagMut1 primary, whole genome shotgun sequence genome contains:
- the P2RX6 gene encoding P2X purinoceptor 6: MATSGGGGAALCGELLDYKTEKFALTRNRRVGLLHRLLQLAVLGYVLGWVFVVRRGYQDTDAAPHVSVVTKLKGVSVSRAEDARRRLWDAADFSRPPQGENVLFLVTNFIVTDKQVQGTCPESPSVLDGICMEDVDCPIGNPVVHGNGIKTGKCVMFNSTHSTCEIFGWCPVENDTLPRKPLLAEAENFTLFIKNTVNFTKFNFSKGNTLQTNDPTYFKTCIYDPFFSPSCPVFRVRDMVEAAGETFGSLALLGGSISVRIEWDCDLDQPAAHCQPRYSFILLDRRYNFRTASYYWDLQRQHYRSLLKLYGIRFDISVHGQAGKFGIIPAAVSFSTGIAFFGTATMVCDLVLLYLDAKADLYWKEKFEEAKPPKGKKEAAAEAERAGQDLGDAQQCTLE
- the LOC125701883 gene encoding transmembrane protein 17B-like → MAAHTPLPPNLRRGLTAFSGALFSTNKTWDSSTAHLYHPVHEVLASLPLQVMLYFNVCYFPCWCLAEGMMLQLKYNLLPRYYQLLLLAAFLILTMAEGARLYLGYIGNLQEKVPELAGFLLLSILIQLPLLLFLLTDHLTIRLPLELAVHSLLLAFLICEVVAAFLALRSMSRQLAAQFYLRQFKVGRQGDAVGHDPPH